A portion of the Streptomyces platensis genome contains these proteins:
- the lysX gene encoding bifunctional lysylphosphatidylglycerol synthetase/lysine--tRNA ligase LysX, with product MSTVQDQDQLTGWRRFRRRVPNGFAIIFSVLGLFCALTALIGPLRRGLQPVIYWLDTLTIPVAPNFAYAAFLFLLGAAMTARKRVALWFVVAYMVLVILADALFLVYRLWEFSFSLVLCTGALVLLLVSHREFYAITRRGAFLRAILVLVGGLVAAVLIGWGLVSLAPGTLEAGGANRLLWTANRVCGGLVGGHIVEGHPPHWISAVLGLLGALALLNAAATLFRSQRMEAALHGDEEDRIRALLDRYGSQDSLGYFATRRDKAVVFSPSGKAAVTYRVEAGVCLASGDPVGDREAWTQAIEAWLEVAVRYGWQPAVMGASEDGAKAFARSGLNALQLGDEAILHVKDFDLAGREMRVTRQAVNRVERTGATFRVRRHSALTDEEMQEVIHRADAWRDTETERGFSMALDRLGDPADGECLLAEAFDGRGNMIALLSFVPWGTDGISLDVMRRDRSAPNGVMEFMVAQLCAQAGAMGVRRISLNFAVFRSAFEEGARIGAGPVLKVWRRLLLFFSKWWQLEALYRSNAKYDPEWYPRFLCYADAGALARIALGSGIAEGFVDVPSLGALWGKGHKKRVLAPASTAGLPSLDELGLVKAAPATEEEQHAQELAALPEQVRVRHLKLERLREAGTDPYPVGVQRTHTLGEVRDAYPDLTPGTRSGKSVSVAGRVLLTRDHGGVLFAVLRDWSGDLQIALTRDGSGKELLDRFGSDIDLGDHVEAEGEVGTSDRGELTVFVTGWRLTAKCLRPLPDKRRGLSDPEAKVRQRYVDLVVSTDARDNLRARSTAVQALRQGLIERGYLEVETPMLQQIHGGANARPFHTHINAYDLDLYLRIAPELYLKRLCVGGMEKVFEMGRTFRNEGISYKHNPEFTMLEAYQAFADYDVMLDLTRELIQSAAIAAFGSATARKADESGKLVEHDISGIWPVKTVYGAISEALGEAVDADTAPDRLRRLCHAAAVPVKPEMGRGDIVLEMYERLVEEKTQLPTFYKDFPTDVSPLTRQHRKDPRLAERWDLVAFGTELGTAYSELTDPVEQRRRLTAQSLLAAGGDPEAMELDEDFLQALEYAMPPTGGLGIGVDRLIMFLTGLSIRETLPFPLVRRR from the coding sequence ATGAGCACCGTGCAGGACCAGGATCAACTCACGGGGTGGCGGCGCTTCCGGCGCCGGGTCCCCAATGGCTTCGCCATCATCTTCAGCGTATTGGGGCTCTTTTGTGCCCTGACGGCGCTGATCGGGCCGCTCCGGCGCGGACTCCAGCCGGTGATCTACTGGCTGGACACCCTCACCATCCCGGTGGCGCCGAACTTCGCCTATGCGGCCTTCCTCTTCCTTCTGGGAGCGGCGATGACCGCCCGGAAACGGGTGGCGCTGTGGTTCGTGGTGGCCTACATGGTGCTGGTCATCCTGGCCGACGCACTGTTCCTGGTGTACCGGCTCTGGGAGTTCTCGTTCTCCCTGGTGCTGTGTACCGGAGCGCTGGTGCTGCTGCTCGTCTCGCACCGCGAGTTCTACGCGATCACCCGGCGCGGTGCGTTCCTGCGCGCCATCCTGGTGCTCGTCGGCGGGCTCGTGGCGGCGGTGCTGATCGGCTGGGGACTGGTGTCGCTGGCCCCGGGCACCCTGGAGGCCGGTGGCGCCAACCGGCTGCTGTGGACGGCCAACCGGGTCTGCGGCGGGCTGGTCGGTGGCCATATCGTCGAGGGTCATCCACCGCACTGGATCAGTGCCGTCCTCGGTCTGCTCGGAGCGCTGGCGCTGCTGAACGCGGCGGCCACGCTGTTCCGCTCGCAGCGGATGGAAGCCGCGCTGCACGGTGACGAAGAAGACCGTATCCGGGCGCTGCTGGACCGCTACGGCAGCCAGGACTCGCTCGGCTACTTCGCCACCCGCCGCGACAAGGCCGTGGTGTTCTCCCCCAGCGGCAAGGCCGCCGTCACCTACCGCGTCGAGGCCGGGGTCTGCCTGGCCAGCGGCGACCCGGTCGGTGACCGTGAGGCCTGGACCCAGGCCATCGAGGCATGGCTGGAGGTCGCCGTACGGTACGGCTGGCAGCCGGCCGTCATGGGTGCGAGCGAGGACGGCGCCAAGGCGTTCGCCCGCAGCGGTCTGAACGCGCTCCAGCTCGGCGACGAGGCGATCCTGCACGTCAAGGACTTCGACCTGGCCGGCCGGGAGATGCGGGTGACCCGCCAGGCCGTCAACCGCGTCGAGCGGACCGGTGCGACCTTCCGCGTACGGCGGCACTCCGCGCTGACCGACGAGGAGATGCAGGAGGTCATCCACCGGGCGGACGCCTGGCGGGACACCGAGACCGAGCGCGGCTTCTCGATGGCGCTGGACCGGCTGGGCGACCCCGCGGACGGGGAGTGCCTGCTGGCCGAGGCGTTCGACGGCCGAGGCAACATGATCGCGCTGCTGTCGTTCGTCCCCTGGGGCACGGACGGCATCTCGCTGGACGTGATGCGGCGCGACCGCAGCGCGCCAAACGGCGTCATGGAGTTCATGGTGGCCCAGCTGTGCGCCCAGGCCGGGGCGATGGGCGTGCGCCGGATCTCGCTGAACTTCGCGGTGTTCCGTTCCGCCTTCGAGGAGGGCGCCCGGATCGGGGCCGGCCCGGTGCTGAAGGTCTGGCGCCGGCTGCTGCTGTTCTTCTCCAAGTGGTGGCAGCTGGAGGCGCTCTACCGCTCCAACGCGAAGTACGACCCGGAGTGGTATCCGCGGTTCCTGTGCTACGCGGACGCCGGTGCGCTGGCGCGGATCGCGCTGGGCTCGGGTATCGCCGAGGGCTTCGTCGACGTACCGAGCCTGGGCGCGCTGTGGGGCAAGGGCCACAAGAAGCGGGTGCTGGCCCCGGCGAGCACCGCCGGTCTGCCCTCGCTGGACGAGCTCGGGCTGGTCAAGGCGGCGCCGGCCACCGAAGAGGAGCAGCACGCGCAGGAGCTGGCCGCGCTGCCCGAGCAGGTGCGGGTGCGCCACCTCAAGCTGGAGCGGCTGCGGGAGGCCGGCACCGACCCGTACCCGGTGGGCGTGCAGCGTACGCACACCCTGGGCGAGGTCCGCGACGCGTACCCGGACCTCACGCCCGGTACGCGCAGCGGCAAGTCCGTCAGCGTCGCCGGGCGGGTGCTGCTCACCCGTGACCACGGCGGGGTGCTCTTCGCGGTGCTGCGCGACTGGTCGGGCGATCTCCAGATCGCGCTGACCCGGGACGGCAGCGGCAAGGAGCTGCTGGACCGCTTCGGCTCGGACATCGACCTCGGTGACCATGTCGAGGCGGAGGGTGAGGTCGGCACCAGTGACCGCGGTGAGCTGACCGTGTTCGTCACCGGGTGGCGGCTGACGGCCAAGTGCCTGCGGCCGCTGCCCGACAAGCGGCGCGGGCTGTCCGACCCGGAGGCCAAGGTCCGCCAGCGCTATGTGGACCTGGTGGTCTCGACGGACGCGCGGGACAACCTGCGGGCGCGCAGCACGGCCGTGCAGGCGCTGCGCCAGGGGCTGATCGAGCGCGGCTATCTCGAGGTCGAGACGCCGATGCTCCAGCAGATCCACGGCGGCGCCAACGCCCGCCCGTTCCACACCCATATCAACGCCTACGACCTCGATCTGTATCTGCGGATCGCGCCGGAGCTGTATCTCAAGCGGCTGTGTGTGGGCGGTATGGAGAAGGTCTTCGAGATGGGGCGGACGTTCCGTAACGAGGGCATCTCCTACAAGCACAACCCCGAGTTCACGATGCTGGAGGCGTACCAGGCGTTCGCCGACTACGACGTGATGCTGGACCTGACCCGGGAGCTGATCCAGAGTGCGGCGATCGCCGCGTTCGGCAGCGCCACCGCCCGCAAGGCGGATGAGAGCGGCAAGCTCGTCGAGCACGACATCTCGGGGATCTGGCCGGTCAAGACCGTCTACGGCGCGATCTCGGAGGCGCTCGGTGAGGCGGTCGACGCGGACACCGCGCCGGACCGGCTGCGCCGCCTGTGCCATGCCGCGGCGGTGCCGGTGAAGCCGGAGATGGGCCGCGGCGACATCGTGCTGGAGATGTATGAGCGCCTGGTGGAGGAGAAGACCCAGCTCCCCACGTTCTACAAGGACTTCCCGACCGATGTGTCGCCGCTGACCCGGCAGCACCGCAAGGACCCGCGGCTCGCCGAGCGCTGGGACCTGGTCGCGTTCGGCACCGAGCTGGGTACCGCCTACTCGGAGCTGACCGACCCCGTCGAGCAGCGCCGGCGGCTCACCGCGCAGTCGCTGCTGGCGGCCGGCGGTGACCCGGAGGCGATGGAGCTGGACGAGGACTTCCTCCAGGCTCTGGAGTACGCGATGCCGCCGACCGGTGGTCTCGGGATCGGCGTGGACCGGCTGATCATGTTCCTGACCGGTCTGTCGATCCGCGAGACGCTGCCGTTCCCGCTGGTGCGGCGCCGCTGA
- a CDS encoding Ig-like domain-containing protein, which yields MSQPPSFRPRTFRRRCPALALVTAVGAGTLSACAGVAAPAPVADPVKVALGAAGGTRTVQAGDKLKVTAEGGVLTAVTVTDPRGRRLPGGFGADGTFWTSSAEIAPATKYSVVARTKSDRGGVGAAKESLTTAQPARLNTLVLDPGTQDAVVAVDRLLTLTFDHPVTDRAEVERQLRVTTVDRTTGSWDWTKDRNGKDQVTWRPAQRWKPGTEVRLRAELDGVDSGGGRYFSGDYDLNFTISRSCTDSDLGRVCGKVHVGDPTGITQSSVRGKDEHTTGIGDWHDRRSPWRRNSALA from the coding sequence ATGAGCCAGCCCCCTTCCTTCCGCCCCCGGACGTTCCGGCGGCGGTGCCCCGCACTCGCCCTGGTCACGGCCGTCGGCGCGGGCACGCTCAGCGCGTGCGCGGGCGTCGCGGCGCCGGCACCGGTGGCCGACCCGGTGAAGGTGGCGCTGGGGGCGGCCGGCGGCACCAGGACCGTGCAGGCCGGCGACAAGCTGAAGGTGACCGCCGAGGGCGGTGTGCTGACCGCGGTGACGGTGACCGACCCCAGGGGCCGGCGGCTGCCCGGCGGGTTCGGGGCCGATGGCACCTTCTGGACCTCCAGCGCCGAGATCGCCCCGGCCACCAAGTACTCCGTCGTCGCCAGGACCAAGAGCGACCGGGGCGGCGTCGGTGCGGCCAAGGAGTCGCTCACCACCGCGCAGCCGGCCCGGCTCAACACGCTGGTACTCGATCCCGGCACCCAGGACGCCGTGGTCGCCGTCGACCGGCTGCTCACCCTCACCTTCGACCACCCGGTGACCGACCGGGCCGAGGTCGAGCGGCAGCTGCGCGTCACCACCGTCGACCGGACGACCGGCTCCTGGGACTGGACGAAGGACCGCAACGGCAAGGACCAGGTGACCTGGCGGCCCGCACAGCGCTGGAAACCGGGCACCGAGGTCCGGCTGCGGGCGGAGCTCGACGGGGTGGATTCCGGGGGCGGGCGCTACTTTTCCGGCGACTATGACCTGAACTTCACCATCAGCCGGAGTTGCACCGACTCGGACCTGGGGCGGGTTTGTGGCAAGGTCCACGTGGGTGACCCCACCGGGATCACCCAGTCCTCCGTACGAGGGAAAGACGAACACACCACCGGGATCGGAGACTGGCATGACCGGCGATCCCCGTGGCGGCGAAACAGCGCCCTCGCGTAG